ATCACATCATGTAAATGATGATTTATATGTAGATAGTAACCAAGAATCGAATAAGGCTTACTTTGATGTATTCAGAAAAATTTTCGTAAACTCTGACCATGAGTCTCATTTTAAAATGATGATGGAAGACTTTGAATATGAAATTGAAGAAGATTCATCTGAAGAATTAGCTAGAAAAGAAATACAAGAGGCTTTAGAGCAAGCTGCAGTTGGTCACGAATAGATAGAAATCGATACCAATCCTTATTGAAGTAAACTTTATGGGGTTAATTTGATTGTATAAGAAAGGAATTGTTTTCCCATGCAAAGCATTGTCCAAACTGCCTTAGATTCCTATTTTGATAGTAAGGGCTGTCCGATATAAGTCTTTGCATATCAGGGCGGCCTTTTATATCTTTACCACTAATACCTTCATCAATATATTCTTCAGCAATCTGCCAACTATATAGGGATGTATATTGACGTAAAGTTTGTAATTGGGCAGAAATACTGTAGCCTTCACTTGCTTGCTCTTCTGTGCTGACACGACAATATATTGCAACACTTTTTATTTCGTTCATTTTGATCACTCCTTTAACTTTTATAACAGTATTGGTATTAATGGAGTTAAAAAATACATGATGTTGGATATCATGAATGAACGTTTCTCAAGTAGATTTATTATAGAAGGCATGGTTACAAGGATTAAAGTTGAAGAGGCTAGTTGATTTACGCCGACTGATTGTCCAACAATCGATCTAGGTCGTAGAAGAAAGAGTATTCTAATAATTGGGATTTATGTTAAAATATATTAATACTTAGTTATAAGGAAAATATTACTGATGTATTAAATACTCGATTATTTGTAACAGTACATTGGACAGTGAAAATTTAAAAAGGATAAGAAGACAATTTTTTATTAGAAATGGATAAGAGGGATTGATTTGGCTCTAAATTTATTATTCCATAAACAAAGTGAAACACCTAGCGATAATTTAATAGTTTTAATACATGGACTCGGTGCGCCTAATAGTACATGGACTCATGATGGAGTTTCTTGGATAGATCTTTTCTTAACTGATGATACATTTGGTAGTTTAGATGTAGCAGAAATAACCTATGATACGACCCATTTAGCAAATGGAATTCTGTCTTTAATGGGAATTAAGAAAATTAAATTAGGCAGATTTAAAAGGTTTACAGTTGGGAAAGGTCCCTATACAACTATAGAAATTTTAGCAAGAGAGTTAAAAAGAGAGCTTGATTCTAAAAAAGTGAAGCAATATAAAAATGTCGTATTAATAGGTCATAGTATGGGTGGATTAGTAGCTATTAGATATATTCTTGAAGAATTTGAGAATAATCAGTCTCATAATATTAAAGGTATGATTAGTTTGGCCACACCATATAATGGTTCATCGTTTGCTTTATATAGTCAATTAATAAAGAGTATAAATAGGCATGCTCAAATTCCTTCTTTAGAGCCAAATAGTGCATTTTTAGATGAAACAATAAGACTATGGCAAAAGCACTTGGATAAAATGAATTTAGATTTTAAATTTTTCTTTGGAACAGAGGATACTATTGTTTCAGAAAATAGTGCTATACCTCATATTGTAAGTTCAAAATGGACAGGAGGGATTCCTCTTCCAGGAGACCATAGCGGTATTTTGAATGTAGAAAATCATAGTTCTGTAAGTTACAGCCATGTTAGTGAAGCAGTAAAAGATTTTTTTGACAAAGATATTGTGTTAAAAAAAAAGATAATAGATGAGCAAAGAAGGCTTACAATCGCCAAATCAGTAACAAGACTTAAAGCAAATGGTTTGGATAGAGAACAAGCTTTATATTTATTAGAAAAAACATACGATTTTGAGTATTTGAAGCCTGTCTCTGAAAAACGACTAGTAGTAATAGTAGGAGAATTTGGACTTGGTAAATCATTTGCTATTGATAAAATTTATCTGGATTTGTTAATAAGAGCAGAGAATGAAAGTAATTTTCCAATCCCAATAAGTATTAATGCAGCGCAATTAGACAATGATGTCCAAAGTTATTTAGAAGGTATAGTAGTAGATCAATCAAAAGAGTTTTGGATTATAGTTGACGGAATGGATGAGGTATCCGTATCTATAGCATCGAATATATTGGAAAATATGCGTATATCTACTGAAAGATGGAATAATCTTCGTGTAATTCTTACCAGTAGACCACTTAGTATTTTTAATAATATCTCTGAAACTGTGTATATGAGAGGTTTGAGTCAAAAAGCAGCATTAGAGTTAGTAAATTATATTAATCATCAAGAAAATCAATATTACTATCATCATTTACCTAAAGATATAGGGATTGCAATCCAACGTCCTCTTTTTGCAATTTTATTGGGACTATATTTAACTAAGAAAAATAGTTTAATCCCAACTACTAGTGGGGAGTTATTATCATATATGATAGAAAATGCTTTGGAAAAAGTAGAGCTCAATGATTCTCATATAATTCAGATGCTCATGAATCTAGCTATGGTAAGTACTTGTAATGGGAATGTTCCAGTTAAAAAGTCAGAAATAGGAGATATCATGGAAGTTAGGAATCTCTTAAACACTGGGATTGTAATTGAAGAAAATGGATATATATCATTCGTTTTACCTATTTTAAATCAATGGTTTGCAGCTAAAGCTTTATCAGAAGATATAATTACTATTAACCAAATATTTGAGAGTAGTTATTTAGATTACTGGAAATATCCTCTTGTAATTTTAATTACTATATTTAAGGAAAATAAAATTGACAATATTCTGAGAGAGATTGTAGAAAAAGATCCGGGTTTTGCCGCGATGTTAATTGAGGAAAGCATACAAAAATGGGGTATTCATAATGAAATAACGTCCTTATCATCTCAAGAATGTGGAGAGAAAATTAGAATGACCATGAATTCTTGGGTTAAATCTTTAGAAATTTTAGCGGATATAATCGCACCAATTGATATGCAACGAAATATTCTACCTATCGGAGTAAATAAAAACGATGAATGGTTATATACATCGTGGTATAGGGGAAGAAAAGAACTAACCGAAATTAGTATTATAGATAGAAGTAGAAATGAGATTGACTGGCCAACTCTGAGAGGTGCTAGACCGGGGAATAGTTCAAGTTGGTATTGGAGATGGACATTAGAGGAATTAAGGGACAATCTAACTAAGTTAATTAAGAATAACACATTGCCTATTTGTACAGAAATAATATATAAAGAGATAATGTGGAGTACTACATTGAAAATATATAAAAAAGGCTCTTTATACACTAAGGGGATAGTATTAGATGATATAAGATCTCGGTTAGAGAGAGAATATAAACATATAACGGAAATAGAAACAGATAATAAACTCGTTCCTATATCTATGTATATGGGTTACATTGAAGATTTAGAAAGTAAAGGTGTCAGAGTTATAGAATGTCCTTTGCCTGGAGGAGATATAGATAATCCTATAGATAATTGGGTGTGGAGTGTCTATTCTGATGAACAGCTATATATGAGAACATTAAAAATTTATCAGGAAGCGATTATTGGTTACAAAGAGTTAGTGGAAACATTCTTCCCTGTTTTAAAGCAAAGATTAAGAAAATATGTATTGTATCCCTTTATTCTTAAAGGAGAATTCTTTCCACCTGAAGAAAATAGTAAGTATCTTCCTATAGGACCAGCAATGAAATGGCATTTAGAGCCGTTGCCTTTAGAAAAAAAAGAGGCTATTTTAGATATAAAAATGTCGAGAGGAAGGAAAGAAGAATTTAATGATGAGGATATTTATGAAATAGCCAGAAAGATTAAAGAATATCGTCCGGATAGTTACATTTGGATAGGAGCAAATCAAAATAGTCAAATCCTAGATATCTTTGGTGATAGACCTGTAACTAAAATTATATATAAATGGCTAGAAGAAGACTTAAAATCTGTAGATTGGATTAAATAGATAAATCTCTAGAAAATCACTTGCACTCTTTCTGTTGACATTTCAAAATCTATCAATTATATTCTTAAACAAGGAAAGAAACTACTTTATAAAACTAAATAAAAATTAATCTTAATTAATTTCTGAGAAGAGAAGCACTCTCCAGGGATGACACAGGATAACTGTGTCCTTCTGGTGAGTGCTTTTTTGTTGGGAATAGAGAGGAAATGCAATAATAATAACTTTATCTGCAAAAGAATAAGCAAAAAATAGGGGTAGCTTATTGCTTTGAACTGGCTAAATCCGGAATGATTCTTCTATCAGAGCTGAAAAAAGTTTTATTTCGGTTAGAAGCTTGGAAGGATTGATAGATTAGCAAGAGCAAATGTCTATAATCAATGCAAAACCGGATACGACATTAAAAAAATAAAATTTAGGGGGTTATTTCATGTTAGGGGGTTATTTCATGCAGTTAAACGGAAAGGAAAACAAGTTTCACTTAGATACTTTCTATCATCAACTCAGAACAAATTGCACTGAATTCGGAATTCATCGATCTGTCATAGATAGATATATTGGGCAAGTTGAAGAAATAAAACACAAAAATATATGGGAATTAAAACAGAGGAAGCAAGAAGATGCACAGGATTTATAAGGAATTGGGTTTACCTGGAAGTAATCCTAAATCAATAAAAGTTGAAAGAATTAATAAAAAATATCGACACATAAAACAGCCCTTGAAAAATTAATATGAATGAAATTCATCATTTCTGTCCATTATGGGTAAAAATGCGAGGAGTGATGAATTTGAAGAACAGAAGTGTCACTGTTTCTTTTTCTGAAGAACATTCACCTGAAACGGGAATATGGTTATTTAGGATTATGGAACGAATTGTTTTGGATCAGCTAAATATCGATCCAGTCTTAAAAGGTAAGTTGTTGTATAGCAACCAAGAACAAATAACAAAATTTATTAGTGAATTTGATAAAGGAGATGACTAAATGGAAGGAGATTTGTTTAACGTCTATAGCCCAACCGTTTACGACCAAATCATGGAAGAAGTTAAAAAAAGCATTGGTGTCTATTTACGTGTTAGTGGTAGTTCACAATCAATCAAATTACAGGAAGAGAAGGCTAAAAATTGGGTTGAGGAAAATGGCTACTCATGGTCGGAGGACATTGAACATTTCAATGAAAATGTATTATCAGCAAACCAAATCGCGATAGAAAATCGCCCTGAACTAATTAGACTACTAAAATCAATAGAATCCGGACAGATTAAAGTATTGATTATCTTTGCTCGAGACCGACTTGCTCGTAACTACTATGAGTACATGGAAATCGTAACTCTGATCTTGAAATATAAGGTAAAAGTAATAATAGTGGGAGACACCGCCCCATTTAGTTATAACTTCCTAACAGAAGGTGTATATGGCATTCAAATCCAACAAGATGGGACAAACATTGCATCACGAATTAAAACTGTTCAAAATCTCTATCCAGATCAAAAATTTGGTTTCATTAATGACAAAGTAAATAGAAAATATCAGATTAATGAAAAATATCATTACGGTATTCTAACATTCTTTCAAGAGGTCTCAAAGGCGGATACATTTGAGAAACTATCAACGTTGTTAACAGAGTTTAAAAGTAAGTATAAACGTAAATCTGTAGAAGAATGCTGGAAATTGTTAAGAACAGCCTTTTATGCTGGGTATGATTCTAAAGGTGGTAACTACTTTCACTTAACATACATAGTCCCAATTGTATCTCTTGAACTCTTTAAGAAGGTCCAAGATGTGTTGGACTATTATGAAACAGACTTTATAAAGGCAATCAGAATGAGCGAACAAGAAGCATTCTTTCATCCTACTTGTGGTACATGCGGTGGGAAAATGGCACATAGAAAGGGGAAAATTGGTAGCTTACCGGCCTCATACTACTGTAAAAGTCACAAAAGCAATTATATTTTAGTCCAAGAGTTAAACGCAGAAATAATTGAAACTATGCTCAAAATATTCAACAACCTATCACGAGAAAAAATAAATAAGTTAGCTATTTTTTCAACAAATAAAGCTATTAGAAGTTTAAAGGAAAAGAAAGATCAACTGAATGAAATGATGAGAAGAGGAAGAACTGATTTTTTCTCTAGAAATAAAAGTTTCCAAAGAAACCCTGTAGAGTTAGTTAATCGAAGAAATGAACTTTTACAAGAACAGGAATTTCTTCAACGGCAGATAGA
This genomic window from Bacillus oleivorans contains:
- a CDS encoding recombinase family protein encodes the protein MNEIKSVAIYCRVSTEEQASEGYSISAQLQTLRQYTSLYSWQIAEEYIDEGISGKDIKGRPDMQRLISDSPYYQNRNLRQFGQCFAWENNSFLIQSN
- a CDS encoding recombinase family protein, translated to MEGDLFNVYSPTVYDQIMEEVKKSIGVYLRVSGSSQSIKLQEEKAKNWVEENGYSWSEDIEHFNENVLSANQIAIENRPELIRLLKSIESGQIKVLIIFARDRLARNYYEYMEIVTLILKYKVKVIIVGDTAPFSYNFLTEGVYGIQIQQDGTNIASRIKTVQNLYPDQKFGFINDKVNRKYQINEKYHYGILTFFQEVSKADTFEKLSTLLTEFKSKYKRKSVEECWKLLRTAFYAGYDSKGGNYFHLTYIVPIVSLELFKKVQDVLDYYETDFIKAIRMSEQEAFFHPTCGTCGGKMAHRKGKIGSLPASYYCKSHKSNYILVQELNAEIIETMLKIFNNLSREKINKLAIFSTNKAIRSLKEKKDQLNEMMRRGRTDFFSRNKSFQRNPVELVNRRNELLQEQEFLQRQIDDLNYTKRVLVDIEKIIKQKLFYKIKTDEIYIYLSFFLEDIRINKNSIDFKVYFTEFLEEGFNEYE
- a CDS encoding alpha/beta fold hydrolase → MALNLLFHKQSETPSDNLIVLIHGLGAPNSTWTHDGVSWIDLFLTDDTFGSLDVAEITYDTTHLANGILSLMGIKKIKLGRFKRFTVGKGPYTTIEILARELKRELDSKKVKQYKNVVLIGHSMGGLVAIRYILEEFENNQSHNIKGMISLATPYNGSSFALYSQLIKSINRHAQIPSLEPNSAFLDETIRLWQKHLDKMNLDFKFFFGTEDTIVSENSAIPHIVSSKWTGGIPLPGDHSGILNVENHSSVSYSHVSEAVKDFFDKDIVLKKKIIDEQRRLTIAKSVTRLKANGLDREQALYLLEKTYDFEYLKPVSEKRLVVIVGEFGLGKSFAIDKIYLDLLIRAENESNFPIPISINAAQLDNDVQSYLEGIVVDQSKEFWIIVDGMDEVSVSIASNILENMRISTERWNNLRVILTSRPLSIFNNISETVYMRGLSQKAALELVNYINHQENQYYYHHLPKDIGIAIQRPLFAILLGLYLTKKNSLIPTTSGELLSYMIENALEKVELNDSHIIQMLMNLAMVSTCNGNVPVKKSEIGDIMEVRNLLNTGIVIEENGYISFVLPILNQWFAAKALSEDIITINQIFESSYLDYWKYPLVILITIFKENKIDNILREIVEKDPGFAAMLIEESIQKWGIHNEITSLSSQECGEKIRMTMNSWVKSLEILADIIAPIDMQRNILPIGVNKNDEWLYTSWYRGRKELTEISIIDRSRNEIDWPTLRGARPGNSSSWYWRWTLEELRDNLTKLIKNNTLPICTEIIYKEIMWSTTLKIYKKGSLYTKGIVLDDIRSRLEREYKHITEIETDNKLVPISMYMGYIEDLESKGVRVIECPLPGGDIDNPIDNWVWSVYSDEQLYMRTLKIYQEAIIGYKELVETFFPVLKQRLRKYVLYPFILKGEFFPPEENSKYLPIGPAMKWHLEPLPLEKKEAILDIKMSRGRKEEFNDEDIYEIARKIKEYRPDSYIWIGANQNSQILDIFGDRPVTKIIYKWLEEDLKSVDWIK